The Amblyomma americanum isolate KBUSLIRL-KWMA chromosome 6, ASM5285725v1, whole genome shotgun sequence genome has a window encoding:
- the LOC144094373 gene encoding uncharacterized protein LOC144094373 translates to MTAWPANEMCPSTASTVTSESTVTTSASEAPSLGSCKGLKPSSTSTPPPCQRDERRPGAHYMNVTTAARAFPDPVHASINGVGLPPPRPKSTKPGGSHVSTPAGGSVAGSLGRRSATPLRTDSRNGYRNGADAGALASGGYGAPSSRAHSPMMMTTPPQSSYPHHHLSRAAHDGGDLLLSSTPKVHLLRTNHREGVVYADLALLNNTHKAAAVVSSRREGPPTEYATLKFHQTLDNAAAGECPAKLMRILSSVLRR, encoded by the exons ATGACTGCGTGGCCTGCTAACGAAATG TGTCCTTCGACGGCGTCCACCGTCACGTCTGAGTCGACGGTGACCACGTCCGCCTCGGAAGCGCCGTCGCTCGGCAGCTGCAAGGGTCTCAAGCCGTCGTCGACCTCGACGCCACCGCCTTGCCAGCGGGACGAGCGACGGCCGGGCGCGCACTACATGAACGTGACGACGGCGGCGCGAGCGTTTCCCGACCCCGTGCACGCGAGCATCAACGGCGTCGGACTGCCGCCGCCGCGGCCCAAGAGCACCAAGCCGGGCGGTAGTCATGTCTCAACGCCGGCGGGAGGCTCGGTGGCCGGATCGCTGGGCCGCCGCTCGGCGACTCCCTTGAGGACGGACTCGCGGAACGGCTATCGCAACGGCGCCGACGCGGGGGCTCTCGCCAGTGGTGGATACGGGGCGCCCTCGAGCAGAGCGCACTCGCCCATGATGATGACTACGCCGCCGCAGTCGTCCTATCCTCACCACCACCTCTCGAGGGCGGCCCACGACGGCGGGGACTTGCTCCTCTCGTCGACGCCGAAG GTGCATCTCCTGCGCACTAACCACCGCGAGGGGGTCGTGTACGCAGACCTCGCGTTGCTCAACAACACGCACAAAGCTGCTGCTGTCGTGTCCTCCAGGAGGGAGGGCCCTCCCACGGAGTACGCCACGCTCAAATTCCACCAAACGCTAGACAATGCAGCAGCCGGTGAGTGTCCTGCGAAGCTCATGCGCATCCTGTCCAGCGTTTTGCGGCGATAA